ataatataatagtataacATAAGTAGTATAAATGACAAATATTATGCATATCTTGACTAAGTTTGTATGATTTTAGTTCACAAATTGATatatcttattttcaaaaaaatttataagattttttagtttattaattttcaaatagtGTAAATATATTGAAAACTTTTATCGAATAGTGTAACGCCTCAGATTCAACGAATGTCCCCACTGTATCAAAACGAGTCTTTTCAGCGTGATTATGTCACTCACGCCTAAAATAAAGCACTACTTTTTTTTGGCTAGCCAAACAAGACAGATTGTTAACGAATAAAGTGGGTCTCACCAGGCGCTTAACCACTGATTGCTCGGAATCCTATCTTTTTTCTTGAGTGGAAGTAGGAATGAAGTGGCTCATGCCAGATCGGAGAGATCATACAACTCAGCACGCACTCTAAGAAACTTCCTGAGAGGTCACCTCCCAAAATTGTCCCAAAGTCAAGTACGCTTAAccttggagttcttatgtgatgagctaccgaagagaagatgcaccttcttgatatgagtagtacttatcaaaatttttaagcaCTTCTCAACCGCACAGTCCCATATCTAGATagttttggaatccctctccttccgatgTAATatcagttcattcatgttctcttCGTCTCGAAGCCTGCTAGAAGCCGCTCATTGTACGTCCAACCTTATGGCATCGACGAtaaccccccgccctcttctgCCCCGGGCCTCatatgcccaccagcttccgcttgattcgtccccgaaccacaccatactaggagaggtcggctctaaTATCAACTGTAACGCCTctgattcgacgactgtcctcactgtaccaagacgagtctttccagcgtgcttatgtcctcactcacacgcaccctatgAAACTTCCCAGAAGATCACCTATCCCAAAATTGCTCCaaatcaagcacgcttaaccTTGAAgctcttatgtgatgagctaccgaaaataATATGCacattcttgatatgagtagtacttATCAAATCTTTTTAAGCAATCTTCAACTGCACAGCCTCATATCTGAACAATttttggaatccctctccttccggtgtgtGATCGGTTCATTCAAGTTCCCTTCGCCTAGAAACCtaccaggagccgctcattgtccgtgaaACCTCATAGCACCAGCGATCACCCctcgccctcttcggccccggacCTCACAAATggtaaatatcatatataatgaatttccaaatatattataagaaacttatctttttgatattaTAAGGGACTGTATTCATTGTAGAGATTTATTGACTTTCTAAATAACAGAATTTTGCGGAGTTGATATATTTCTACTGACTTTTGTAGAATCTCATAGATTTCTAAAGACCTTTACataatattgtatatttattttgcaAGAATTTTATTGACATTTGTAAACTTTTTTAAAGAACACCCGTTAGATTTTGTAACAtattattgtgatttttttcaaaaagaatCTTTGAAATAGCAGTTGAAGgtgaatatattttatttatttaaaaaagttatttatcaatatttttttacttattgatttaatttacgaGAGACAATAAATAAGTCAGTAATAAATTTATTACAATTAAACTTCAATTATTCAAGTCAATTCATCATTTTacgtattattttaaaaaatatgtaacaataattttaaatattaataaataatcgaacgtaaaataatttcattcattttaaGTAAACTTttgtatgaaaaaatatatcaatttttttacaatatgtctaataataacaaaataaacaaGATAGTTATTTGTAcctaaaaataaagaataagtatgttgaaatattttcagttagtgtaactttataaaattttaatatataattttatataattatcctTTTATATGtgttcataaattttaaaagtatattAATTATCAATCAATCACACAcacattttttatatattcaagtaaataaaaaattttattcattatctTATGTATGAATTTTGagttataatcaaaattaagatagattaactaaaattatagaaaataattaaacatcaaattttatataatgattaattaaaaaataaattttacttaataaaaataaatagtattatattcaattaaaattattataattttttggtatgtatagtaataattttttatgaaaaatttaataaaaataattttactttCGCGAGGTTTTGTGACCAGAActcgaaaaataaaatgaagGACGTTAATAATTCTGATTTTAAGCTATTGTCAGTaacaaaaaataagtttttaaaagatccaaagaaaaaaacatatggatgagaaaaaaaaatgaattcaaGAATAGTGGCATTGAGTTTCTCGACTCTTTGACTCAAGATTAGTCAGTTATATTTCTCGATGGCGGCACAGATGATTAACTGttgtttatataaatattatttttaatataaatgaaaGTGAGAATGTGAGTTTGAgatatttcttaattaaatattcattcaaatatttAGGTTGAATCAAAGATAATTTTTAACATTTCATAATTGTGTTTTAGGCTTTAGTTCTTATACTTTATAGAACTTTATAGTCATTAAAATTCAATTGACATTTTGAATACTTCTAGGCTTTTgcttaatttttaaaagtcaagtttgaatatCACATGATTTTGTAAAATTCTACAAAAGTTTATATCGAATATCaactaaacttttataaaatatataaaaatttagattgaatatttctaaatttttaaattttatagaaaTCATTAATAATCTAGATCCAATATACCCAAAAGTTATACGGGAAAAGGAATCCAAACGACTTAATGGGCTGAATCGTCTGTGTATTTTCCAAACCTCCATTTATTTAGGTCCGTTGGGCCAGCTTTAATGGTCTAGTTACTATGAAGCCCAATTGCTTGGCCCAAAACTCGATGTCCTTCAAGCCGCCTCCATTTCTTAGCATCAGCCAAAATCTTTTCCACCATTTctaatatgtatatatgtatgtatgtatgtatgtatgaatTTGCGATCCGATTCTTTGATATGGTTGAAGTTTACTAGCTACTGATGTTGCTGGGTTTGGATGGCATTTCATCAATATTTCCTCACAGCTTTTTCATCCACTTGTGCTTCTAGCTTCCACCGCCCCTTTATTATGGTAAGAATCAATCTTGGTTTTCCATCGTTTAATTTGAATGGCTGTGGTAAATGGAATCAGTCCTCCAGTTGCTTGCTACCTTTGTCTTGCTAGTGGAGAAGAGAGATGGCATTAGTAATTTGATTCCATTATCATTTGTTGTGTAAAACGATGTTATTGGTTTAGTATCAAATTTAGTTGATGGTTGAGTTCAGGAAATTTTCTAGCAggtttcttctttctttctgtTATAGGTTCTTTTTAATTTGCAGAACCGAGCATTACAGCATCATTCAGGTATCTGGGTACGGTCTTCATTTGCAAAAGCTGAGAGATTTGAAAAATGCCCTGCTATAGTCCGGTTGCCTCATGCACTGACCGGTGTCCAAACAAAAGTTATTAGAATCAAGCCTGAGAGCAAACTTCAGCTGTTTACAAGTGGCAACTATATTTCTCGCTCCTTTTCTCCCTTCAACCTCAAGCCTGAATTTAAGCATGGACTTTCTGACACTGGGATGCATATGAATGTGGAAAATGCATCATTTTGTTGGCTGCACCCAACTTGTTATTGTTGTATCAGTAAAAGGCCATTTTCTCAGGTCCCAAGAGCAGGTACGAGAAGTCGCATCGTAGGTACAGAAGAAGGAAGCAGTGAGCAGAATCAATtagttaaaatatttagtagGCACCGGATAAGGCACAAAACTTTTGCCGGTCACAAAGGAAATGCAACATCAAAGGAGAAAATGGCAAGTGCCATTTCTATAGGCAAGGAATCGGAACTGAAAATAGAAGATGTTGATTTGGCTTCTTCAAAAGGCCCAATTGTTCAGGATGACATGAACTCGTTAATCAGTAAAAGTACACAAACCCATAAGACTAAAGTGAAAGCAAAGTGGCAGTCTAGAAGTGAGAGTAAACAAGATCAATCTTCCATTGCTACTGCTACTGCTGATACAACAGACCTGCcattgcagtccaagaaagttAATAAAGCTAAGATGACTGGAAACAAAGAAAGTAAACCATCTCCTAAATCTGTAGAGgttacaaatattttcttctaaGCAAATTGGATTCATGCTAATTCTTGTTAGTGATTTGACTATCTGAGCATATTTTCAGGCTGACTCAAATTCAAATTCTGTGACAGAAGTGGTTAATAAAGAAATTTCATTGGAAAGTGTTCTTATTAAGGCGACCAAGAACTCCAATAGAAGGGATAAATCTGTTACAGAAGCTCATGCTCCATCTGAAGAAAAGGTATTTATTGGACAGAAATCGTGCATAACAAACAAAAGCAAGTCTCCAGGGCAAAAAGCATGGCGTCAGTTATATCCACCCACTGCAAAATCTGTCCTTGTGGTTGAGTCTGCCACAAAAGCGAGAGTCATTCAAGGATACCTTGGTGAAATGTTTGAGGTTGTACCCAGTTATGGCCATGTCAGGGATTTGGCTGCTAGATCAGGATCCGTGCGACCTGATGATGACTTCAGTATGGTTTGGGAGGTTCCATCTGCTGCTTGGTCTCATCTTAAGAGTATTAAGGTTGCATTGAGTGGGTATGATGTTTTCTGTTCAAtcatttgttttcttcttgctaTAAACTCACATTTCACTGGATAATTACTTTTATGTCAGTATATAAAACTCAATCCTATTCTTTTGAAGTCCTAGGTCTAGTTTTAGTTCTTCAAATGGTACGCATGCAGTTGttttatattcaattttttatttagtttgaTGTCAATTGTCTAATATATTATGACGCTGTTACAGAGCAGATATTCTTATTCTTGCCTCAGACCCTGATCGTGAAGGAGAAGCCATTGCTTGGCATATTATCGAGATGTTGAATCAACAGGATGCTCTGCATGATGATATCACTGTTGCACGAGTTGTCTTTAATGAGATAACTGAATCATCCATTAAAAGTGCTCTACAGGCTCCACGAGAGATTGATGCAAACTTGGTTAATGCTTACCTGGCACGGCGGGCCCTTGATTACTTGATTGGATTCAATGTTTCTCCGTTGTTGTGGAGGAAGTTACCTGGTTGTCAGTCTGCTGGACGAGTCCAATCTGCTGCTTTGGCTCTCATATGTGACCGGGAAAAGGAAATTGATGTGTTCAATGCCCAAGAGTATTGGACATTTGAAGTTGAGTTCAATAGGGCGGATCTAAATTCAGTCAACGATATTTCTTTCTCATCACATCTGACCCATTTTGACTCCAAAAAGTTGGATCTGCTGTCAGTTAGCTCTCACGCAGAGGCAAAGGATATAAAAGACAAGATTTGTCTGTCTCAGTTTGAAGTTGTTGGCTCAAAATCCAGCAAGATTCGAAGAAATCCACCCACTCCATATATAACATCAACACTTCAGCAAGACGCTGCCAACAAATTGAACTTTACAGCTTCATATACAATGAAACTTGCACAGAAGCTGTATGAGGGAGTGCAGTTAATGGATGGCAAGGCTACAGGACTAATAACTTACATGAGAACAGATGGACTGCACTTGTCTGATGAAGCAGCTAAGGATATCCAATCCTTGATTATCGAAAATTATGGGAGGAGTTTTGCTTCAAAGAGTACACGCAAGTATTTTAAAAAGGTGAAAAACACGCAGGAGGCCCATGAAGCTATTAGACCCACGGATATCCGAAGATTACCGTCAATGCTTGGGTTGCTTGACGAAGATTCCCTGAAGTTATACGCTCTTATATGGTCTCGTACAATGGCATGTCAAATGGAACCTGCCATCATTGAGCAGATACAACTTGATCTTGGGAATGCTAACCGATCAATAATGTTTCAATCTACATGCTCGAAAGTCGATTTTCTTGGTTACCAAGCTGTTTATGAAGACACAGAAATGATCAGTGTAAATAGCAATGATGATCAAGAGAACTATCGTACTGAAATGTTTCAGAATTTGAGTGGTTTGAAGTGTGGCCAGCAATTGTGTTTGTCCAAAGTTGAACTTGGTCAGCACTATACACAGCCTCCATCCCGCTATTCTGAGGGGTCATTAGTGAAGAAACTGGAGGAACTTGGTATTGGGAGACCTTCTACTTATGCAATCACTATTAAGGTGCTAAAAGATAGACATTATATTACAATGAAAAGTAGGACACTGTATCCTGAGTTTCGTGGTCGCATGGTATCAGCATTTCTCTCTCACTATTTTTCGGAGGTCACAGATTATAGTTTTACTGCTGATATGGAGACTGAACTTGATAATGTTTCCGCTGGAATGACGGAATGGAAAGGCCTTTTGAGAGATTACTGGACAAGATTTAGCGAGTATTGTGAGAATGCTGGAAAGCTTCATATCCGTAATGTAGAAAAGATGTTGGAGAAAACATTTGGTCATTTCTTATTTGCTTCTTTTCGTGATGGAAATAGAACATGCCCAAGTTGTGTAGAAGGTACGTTGGCTTTTAAAGTTAGCAGGTTTGGAGCGGGATATTTTATTGGCTGTGATCAACACCCAAAATGCAAGTGAGTTTAACCAGTAGCGTACTAGCATGCAATGGAGTTTCATTTCTTGTGCCTCTAAGGCCCTTAATTTTTCTCTCTGTAGTTTTAACATGTAATTCTGTCGCAGATACATTGCTAAGACACTCTATGGTGAAGATGACGAAGAGATCAATCAtgaaaacaaacaaaagaatatacCGGAGCCAAAGTTGCTTGGTCTTAATCCAGGATCCAATGAGAAGGTTTTTTTAATCTACATGTGTTCACTGTTTGCTAATAACTGTTGTTtctctaattaaataattaaaattcaacTTTCAGGTTTTGTTGAAGAATGGTCCTTATGGAAACTACGTGCAGCTTGGTGAAGACAGAAAGGGACATTTACCCAAGAGAGCTTCAGCGTCTCATGTATGTATGCGTTTTGGTGCCTCAAGTTCAAGAAACTTTTACTCTCCTCCCCTGCATGTATGCACACAGTGTTAATGTCTGAAAATCCATACTCTCTCTTATCATATTGCTATATTTTAATCTCTCTCAGATGCAGAACTTCAGACCTGTATGCTTTATCCTAGATAAATATTTAAACTGAAATATTTGCTACTGTTTATGATTGAAATATTTGCTACCATTTATGAATATTTGCATGCCTGTATCTCATGTGTATACATTATTTTTATTGGTCCAAATTTCAACTTGTATACCTGTTTGCCTTCATACAATACACTTAAGTGAAGATGTTACTCTTCTAGATAAAGAATGTTGAGTCCATCACCTTGGAAGATGCCCTCAACTTGTTGCAGTATCCACTGACTTTGGTATGTTTTCTGTGCagttttcctttttctttcgtTATGTTATTCTTTTTACTGATCTTGAATGCGGTCTTATTCTTAGGGGAACCACCCAGATGATGACCAACCGGTAATTTTAAAGCTTGCCAGGGTAGGATTCACCATTAGACACAGGCGCACAATTGCTTCTGTCCCCAAGGTACACTTGTGTTTGATTTTCTTTAACATTGTGTCCATTTGAGTGAACATTGTGCTTG
This sequence is a window from Primulina huaijiensis isolate GDHJ02 chromosome 13, ASM1229523v2, whole genome shotgun sequence. Protein-coding genes within it:
- the LOC140991534 gene encoding uncharacterized protein isoform X5, with translation MAFHQYFLTAFSSTCASSFHRPFIMNRALQHHSGIWVRSSFAKAERFEKCPAIVRLPHALTGVQTKVIRIKPESKLQLFTSGNYISRSFSPFNLKPEFKHGLSDTGMHMNVENASFCWLHPTCYCCISKRPFSQVPRAGTRSRIVGTEEGSSEQNQLVKIFSRHRIRHKTFAGHKGNATSKEKMASAISIGKESELKIEDVDLASSKGPIVQDDMNSLISKSTQTHKTKVKAKWQSRSESKQDQSSIATASKPSPKSADSNSNSVTEVVNKEISLESVLIKATKNSNRRDKSVTEAHAPSEEKVFIGQKSCITNKSKSPGQKAWRQLYPPTAKSVLVVESATKARVIQGYLGEMFEVVPSYGHVRDLAARSGSVRPDDDFSMVWEVPSAAWSHLKSIKVALSGADILILASDPDREGEAIAWHIIEMLNQQDALHDDITVARVVFNEITESSIKSALQAPREIDANLVNAYLARRALDYLIGFNVSPLLWRKLPGCQSAGRVQSAALALICDREKEIDVFNAQEYWTFEVEFNRADLNSVNDISFSSHLTHFDSKKLDLLSVSSHAEAKDIKDKICLSQFEVVGSKSSKIRRNPPTPYITSTLQQDAANKLNFTASYTMKLAQKLYEGVQLMDGKATGLITYMRTDGLHLSDEAAKDIQSLIIENYGRSFASKSTRKYFKKVKNTQEAHEAIRPTDIRRLPSMLGLLDEDSLKLYALIWSRTMACQMEPAIIEQIQLDLGNANRSIMFQSTCSKVDFLGYQAVYEDTEMISVNSNDDQENYRTEMFQNLSGLKCGQQLCLSKVELGQHYTQPPSRYSEGSLVKKLEELGIGRPSTYAITIKVLKDRHYITMKSRTLYPEFRGRMVSAFLSHYFSEVTDYSFTADMETELDNVSAGMTEWKGLLRDYWTRFSEYCENAGKLHIRNVEKMLEKTFGHFLFASFRDGNRTCPSCVEGTLAFKVSRFGAGYFIGCDQHPKCKYIAKTLYGEDDEEINHENKQKNIPEPKLLGLNPGSNEKVLLKNGPYGNYVQLGEDRKGHLPKRASASHIKNVESITLEDALNLLQYPLTLGNHPDDDQPVILKLARVGFTIRHRRTIASVPKNMRPSEITLEKALELLKGKDVRRCGRPKRNKVVEVPVAAV
- the LOC140991534 gene encoding uncharacterized protein isoform X4, translating into MAFHQYFLTAFSSTCASSFHRPFIMNRALQHHSGIWVRSSFAKAERFEKCPAIVRLPHALTGVQTKVIRIKPESKLQLFTSGNYISRSFSPFNLKPEFKHGLSDTGMHMNVENASFCWLHPTCYCCISKRPFSQVPRAGTRSRIVGTEEGSSEQNQLVKIFSRHRIRHKTFAGHKGNATSKEKMASAISIGKESELKIEDVDLASSKGPIVQDDMNSLISKSTQTHKTKVKAKWQSRSESKQDQSSIATATADTTDLPLQSKKVNKAKMTGNKEKVVNKEISLESVLIKATKNSNRRDKSVTEAHAPSEEKVFIGQKSCITNKSKSPGQKAWRQLYPPTAKSVLVVESATKARVIQGYLGEMFEVVPSYGHVRDLAARSGSVRPDDDFSMVWEVPSAAWSHLKSIKVALSGADILILASDPDREGEAIAWHIIEMLNQQDALHDDITVARVVFNEITESSIKSALQAPREIDANLVNAYLARRALDYLIGFNVSPLLWRKLPGCQSAGRVQSAALALICDREKEIDVFNAQEYWTFEVEFNRADLNSVNDISFSSHLTHFDSKKLDLLSVSSHAEAKDIKDKICLSQFEVVGSKSSKIRRNPPTPYITSTLQQDAANKLNFTASYTMKLAQKLYEGVQLMDGKATGLITYMRTDGLHLSDEAAKDIQSLIIENYGRSFASKSTRKYFKKVKNTQEAHEAIRPTDIRRLPSMLGLLDEDSLKLYALIWSRTMACQMEPAIIEQIQLDLGNANRSIMFQSTCSKVDFLGYQAVYEDTEMISVNSNDDQENYRTEMFQNLSGLKCGQQLCLSKVELGQHYTQPPSRYSEGSLVKKLEELGIGRPSTYAITIKVLKDRHYITMKSRTLYPEFRGRMVSAFLSHYFSEVTDYSFTADMETELDNVSAGMTEWKGLLRDYWTRFSEYCENAGKLHIRNVEKMLEKTFGHFLFASFRDGNRTCPSCVEGTLAFKVSRFGAGYFIGCDQHPKCKYIAKTLYGEDDEEINHENKQKNIPEPKLLGLNPGSNEKVLLKNGPYGNYVQLGEDRKGHLPKRASASHIKNVESITLEDALNLLQYPLTLGNHPDDDQPVILKLARVGFTIRHRRTIASVPKNMRPSEITLEKALELLKGKDVRRCGRPKRNKVVEVPVAAV
- the LOC140991534 gene encoding uncharacterized protein isoform X1, which translates into the protein MAFHQYFLTAFSSTCASSFHRPFIMNRALQHHSGIWVRSSFAKAERFEKCPAIVRLPHALTGVQTKVIRIKPESKLQLFTSGNYISRSFSPFNLKPEFKHGLSDTGMHMNVENASFCWLHPTCYCCISKRPFSQVPRAGTRSRIVGTEEGSSEQNQLVKIFSRHRIRHKTFAGHKGNATSKEKMASAISIGKESELKIEDVDLASSKGPIVQDDMNSLISKSTQTHKTKVKAKWQSRSESKQDQSSIATATADTTDLPLQSKKVNKAKMTGNKESKPSPKSVEADSNSNSVTEVVNKEISLESVLIKATKNSNRRDKSVTEAHAPSEEKVFIGQKSCITNKSKSPGQKAWRQLYPPTAKSVLVVESATKARVIQGYLGEMFEVVPSYGHVRDLAARSGSVRPDDDFSMVWEVPSAAWSHLKSIKVALSGADILILASDPDREGEAIAWHIIEMLNQQDALHDDITVARVVFNEITESSIKSALQAPREIDANLVNAYLARRALDYLIGFNVSPLLWRKLPGCQSAGRVQSAALALICDREKEIDVFNAQEYWTFEVEFNRADLNSVNDISFSSHLTHFDSKKLDLLSVSSHAEAKDIKDKICLSQFEVVGSKSSKIRRNPPTPYITSTLQQDAANKLNFTASYTMKLAQKLYEGVQLMDGKATGLITYMRTDGLHLSDEAAKDIQSLIIENYGRSFASKSTRKYFKKVKNTQEAHEAIRPTDIRRLPSMLGLLDEDSLKLYALIWSRTMACQMEPAIIEQIQLDLGNANRSIMFQSTCSKVDFLGYQAVYEDTEMISVNSNDDQENYRTEMFQNLSGLKCGQQLCLSKVELGQHYTQPPSRYSEGSLVKKLEELGIGRPSTYAITIKVLKDRHYITMKSRTLYPEFRGRMVSAFLSHYFSEVTDYSFTADMETELDNVSAGMTEWKGLLRDYWTRFSEYCENAGKLHIRNVEKMLEKTFGHFLFASFRDGNRTCPSCVEGTLAFKVSRFGAGYFIGCDQHPKCKYIAKTLYGEDDEEINHENKQKNIPEPKLLGLNPGSNEKVLLKNGPYGNYVQLGEDRKGHLPKRASASHIKNVESITLEDALNLLQYPLTLGNHPDDDQPVILKLARVGFTIRHRRTIASVPKNMRPSEITLEKALELLKGKDVRRCGRPKRNKVVEVPVAAV
- the LOC140991534 gene encoding uncharacterized protein isoform X3, whose product is MAFHQYFLTAFSSTCASSFHRPFIMNRALQHHSGIWVRSSFAKAERFEKCPAIVRLPHALTGVQTKVIRIKPESKLQLFTSGNYISRSFSPFNLKPEFKHGLSDTGMHMNVENASFCWLHPTCYCCISKRPFSQVPRAGTRSRIVGTEEGSSEQNQLVKIFSRHRIRHKTFAGHKGNATSKEKMASAISIGKESELKIEDVDLASSKGPIVQDDMNSLISKSTQTHKTKVKAKWQSRSESKQDQSSIATATADTTDLPLQSKKVNKAKMTGNKESKPSPKSVEADSNSNSVTEVVNKEISLESVLIKATKNSNRRDKSVTEAHAPSEEKVFIGQKSCITNKSKSPGQKAWRQLYPPTAKSVLVVESATKARVIQGYLGEMFEVVPSYGHVRDLAARSGSVRPDDDFSMVWEVPSAAWSHLKSIKVALSGADILILASDPDREGEAIAWHIIEMLNQQDALHDDITVARVVFNEITESSIKSALQAPREIDANLVNAYLARRALDYLIGFNVSPLLWRKLPGCQSAGRVQSAALALICDREKEIDVFNAQEYWTFEVEFNRADLNSVNDISFSSHLTHFDSKKLDLLSVSSHAEAKDIKDKICLSQFEVVGSKSSKIRRNPPTPYITSTLQQDAANKLNFTASYTMKLAQKLYEGVQLMDGKATGLITYMRTDGLHLSDEAAKDIQSLIIENYGRSFASKSTRKYFKKVKNTQEAHEAIRPTDIRRLPSMLGLLDEDSLKLYALIWSRTMACQMEPAIIEQIQLDLGNANRSIMFQSTCSKVDFLGYQAVYEDTEMISVNSNDDQENYRTEMFQNLSGLKCGQQLCLSKVELGQHYTQPPSRYSEGSLVKKLEELGIGRPSTYAITIKVLKDRHYITMKSRTLYPEFRGRMVSAFLSHYFSEVTDYSFTADMETELDNVSAGMTEWKGLLRDYWTRFSEYCENAGKLHIRNVEKMLEKTFGHFLFASFRDGNRTCPSCVEGTLAFKVSRFGAGYFIGCDQHPKCKYIAKTLYGEDDEEINHENKQKNIPEPKLLGLNPGSNEKVLLKNGPYGNYVQLGEDRKGHLPKRASASHIKNVESITLEDALNLLQYPLTLGNHPDDDQPVILKLARVGFTIRHRRTIASVPKVHFEITLEKALELLKGKDVRRCGRPKRNKVVEVPVAAV
- the LOC140991534 gene encoding uncharacterized protein isoform X2; this encodes MAFHQYFLTAFSSTCASSFHRPFIMNRALQHHSGIWVRSSFAKAERFEKCPAIVRLPHALTGVQTKVIRIKPESKLQLFTSGNYISRSFSPFNLKPEFKHGLSDTGMHMNVENASFCWLHPTCYCCISKRPFSQVPRAGTRSRIVGTEEGSSEQNQLVKIFSRHRIRHKTFAGHKGNATSKEKMASAISIGKESELKIEDVDLASSKGPIVQDDMNSLISKSTQTHKTKVKAKWQSRSESKQDQSSIATATADTTDLPLQSKKVNKAKMTGNKESKPSPKSADSNSNSVTEVVNKEISLESVLIKATKNSNRRDKSVTEAHAPSEEKVFIGQKSCITNKSKSPGQKAWRQLYPPTAKSVLVVESATKARVIQGYLGEMFEVVPSYGHVRDLAARSGSVRPDDDFSMVWEVPSAAWSHLKSIKVALSGADILILASDPDREGEAIAWHIIEMLNQQDALHDDITVARVVFNEITESSIKSALQAPREIDANLVNAYLARRALDYLIGFNVSPLLWRKLPGCQSAGRVQSAALALICDREKEIDVFNAQEYWTFEVEFNRADLNSVNDISFSSHLTHFDSKKLDLLSVSSHAEAKDIKDKICLSQFEVVGSKSSKIRRNPPTPYITSTLQQDAANKLNFTASYTMKLAQKLYEGVQLMDGKATGLITYMRTDGLHLSDEAAKDIQSLIIENYGRSFASKSTRKYFKKVKNTQEAHEAIRPTDIRRLPSMLGLLDEDSLKLYALIWSRTMACQMEPAIIEQIQLDLGNANRSIMFQSTCSKVDFLGYQAVYEDTEMISVNSNDDQENYRTEMFQNLSGLKCGQQLCLSKVELGQHYTQPPSRYSEGSLVKKLEELGIGRPSTYAITIKVLKDRHYITMKSRTLYPEFRGRMVSAFLSHYFSEVTDYSFTADMETELDNVSAGMTEWKGLLRDYWTRFSEYCENAGKLHIRNVEKMLEKTFGHFLFASFRDGNRTCPSCVEGTLAFKVSRFGAGYFIGCDQHPKCKYIAKTLYGEDDEEINHENKQKNIPEPKLLGLNPGSNEKVLLKNGPYGNYVQLGEDRKGHLPKRASASHIKNVESITLEDALNLLQYPLTLGNHPDDDQPVILKLARVGFTIRHRRTIASVPKNMRPSEITLEKALELLKGKDVRRCGRPKRNKVVEVPVAAV